A DNA window from Paralichthys olivaceus isolate ysfri-2021 chromosome 3, ASM2471397v2, whole genome shotgun sequence contains the following coding sequences:
- the LOC109625605 gene encoding torsin-1A-interacting protein 2-like isoform X1 — MAGQETESTQQLKLITETDKPKDDTNSLNVVNGENKTVKKDSDENIIKPDDCASAAAPTNEETEDDTGEPTAAADGKNLTGQKAPDTTSSPTLVERQTVQVEGSSGGPDVQPHGVEDKPKEDTNSLNVVNGENKTVKKDSDDNVIKPDDCASAAAPTNEGTEDDTGELTAAADGKNLTGLKAPYTTTPTLVERAFAAASTNKQPTVQADGKSEDLTEKKAPVTSSPTLNTVKTDQVDGFTGGPDVQPHRDEDITNEAAGDHEGSPEHDSPEPEMLDTKDTEEETHNWGIPVETIKSVSVESVEHTATDDTGILRGNFWVLTAVAVVVVAACLAIYLTPSSPSETPLEENSVAVFLRQMEKVKAQFLNQRAEVWKRSRIHLQRHLQTAHPTAPVSLILTAGLRAEKTLHCLAQGLASSLSFALKASVLQINGTSTASQDSDQVKLDIDRKLQSAFEGDKPVAIIHRFEELPPGSTLIFYRYCDHENAAYKETFLIFTVLLEEEEEIPAKMHLNAVEEMVDDHLKKKFLSHDHPVSFDRMDIDKYGGLWSRISHLILPVAAEDRIEHEGCQG, encoded by the exons ATGGCAGGGCAGGAGACAGAGAGCACCCAGCAGCTCAAATTAATCACTGAAACAG ACAAACCGAAAGACGATACAAATTCCTTAAATGTGGTAAATGGGGAAAACAAAACCGTGAAGAAAGACtcggatgaaaacataatcaagCCAG ATGATTGTGCATCTGCAGCTGCACCCACAAACGAAGAGACTGAAGACGACACTGGTGAACCAACAGCAGCGGCTGATGGTAAAA ACCTCACTGGGCAGAAAGCACCTGACACAACCAGTTCACCAACCCTGGTTGAAAGACAGACTGTTCAAGTAGAGGGATCCTCCGGTGGACCTGATGTACAACCACATGGTGTTGAAGACAAACCGAAAGAAGATACAAATTCCTTAAATGTGGTAAATGGGGAAAACAAGACTGTGAAGAAAGACTCGGATGATAATGTTATCAAGCCAG ATGATTGTGCATCTGCAGCTGCCCCCACAAACGAAGGGACTGAAGACGACACTGGTGAActaacagcagcagctgatggtAAAA ACCTCACTGGGCTGAAAGCACCTTACACAACCACACCAACCCTGGTTGAAAGAGCTTTTGCTGCTGcatccacaaacaaacagcccacaGTGCAGGCCGATGGTAAAA GTGAAGACCTCACTGAGAAGAAAGCACCCGTGACCAGCTCACCGACCCTGAATACAGTGAAAACGGACCAAGTAGATGGATTCACAGGTGGACCTGATGTACAACCACATCGGGATGAAGACATAACAAATGAAGCTGCAGGGG ATCACGAAGGAAGTCCAGAGCATGATTCCCCTGAACCGGAAATGTTGGACACgaaagacacagaggaagagacgcATAACTGGGGAATACCTGTTGAAACCATTAAGTCTGTTTCTGTGGAGAGTGTTGAACACACAGCTACAGATGACACTGGGATTCTTCGAG GGAATTTCTGGGTTCTGACAGCAGTGGCAGTTGTTGTAGTAGCTGCTTGTCTTGCCATTTACCTGACGCCCTCCAGCCCTTCTGAGACTCCACTTGAGGAAAACAGTGTAGCCGTCTTCCTCAGGCAAATGGAAAAAGTGAAGGCTCAGTTCCTTAATCAGCGTGCGGAGGTCTGGAAAAGGAGCAGGATCCACCTGCAGAGGCACCTCCAGACAGCCCACCCAACAGCACCAGTGAGTCTCATCCTGACTGCTGGCCTCAGAGCAGAGAAGACACTACACTGCCTGGCCCAAGGCCTGGCCTCCTCCTTATCTTTTGCACTCAAGGCCTCCGTCCTGCAGATAAATGGAACCAGCACAGCCAGCCAGGACAGCGACCAGGTCAAACTGGACATAGATCGCAAGCTGCAAAGCGCTTTCGAAGGGGACAAACCTGTGGCCATCATTCACCGCTTTGAGGAGCTGCCTCCAGGCTCCACTCTCATTTTCTATCGCTACTGTGACCACGAGAACGCTGCCTACAAGGAGACTTTTCTGATATTCAcagtgctgctggaggaggaagaggagattcCTGCCAAAATGCATTTGAATGCTGTGGAGGAGATGGTGGACGACCACCTCAAGAAGAAGTTCCTCTCTCATGACCACCCTGTGTCTTTTGACAGGATGGACATTGACAAGTATGGTGGACTGTGGAGCCGCATTTCTCACCTTATCCTCCCGGTAGCAGCAGAGGACAGGATAGAACATGAAGGCTGCCAGGGCTAG
- the LOC109625605 gene encoding torsin-1A-interacting protein 2-like isoform X2, whose translation MAGQETESTQQLKLITETDKPKDDTNSLNVVNGENKTVKKDSDENIIKPAAPTNEETEDDTGEPTAAADGKNLTGQKAPDTTSSPTLVERQTVQVEGSSGGPDVQPHGVEDKPKEDTNSLNVVNGENKTVKKDSDDNVIKPDDCASAAAPTNEGTEDDTGELTAAADGKNLTGLKAPYTTTPTLVERAFAAASTNKQPTVQADGKSEDLTEKKAPVTSSPTLNTVKTDQVDGFTGGPDVQPHRDEDITNEAAGDHEGSPEHDSPEPEMLDTKDTEEETHNWGIPVETIKSVSVESVEHTATDDTGILRGNFWVLTAVAVVVVAACLAIYLTPSSPSETPLEENSVAVFLRQMEKVKAQFLNQRAEVWKRSRIHLQRHLQTAHPTAPVSLILTAGLRAEKTLHCLAQGLASSLSFALKASVLQINGTSTASQDSDQVKLDIDRKLQSAFEGDKPVAIIHRFEELPPGSTLIFYRYCDHENAAYKETFLIFTVLLEEEEEIPAKMHLNAVEEMVDDHLKKKFLSHDHPVSFDRMDIDKYGGLWSRISHLILPVAAEDRIEHEGCQG comes from the exons ATGGCAGGGCAGGAGACAGAGAGCACCCAGCAGCTCAAATTAATCACTGAAACAG ACAAACCGAAAGACGATACAAATTCCTTAAATGTGGTAAATGGGGAAAACAAAACCGTGAAGAAAGACtcggatgaaaacataatcaagCCAG CTGCACCCACAAACGAAGAGACTGAAGACGACACTGGTGAACCAACAGCAGCGGCTGATGGTAAAA ACCTCACTGGGCAGAAAGCACCTGACACAACCAGTTCACCAACCCTGGTTGAAAGACAGACTGTTCAAGTAGAGGGATCCTCCGGTGGACCTGATGTACAACCACATGGTGTTGAAGACAAACCGAAAGAAGATACAAATTCCTTAAATGTGGTAAATGGGGAAAACAAGACTGTGAAGAAAGACTCGGATGATAATGTTATCAAGCCAG ATGATTGTGCATCTGCAGCTGCCCCCACAAACGAAGGGACTGAAGACGACACTGGTGAActaacagcagcagctgatggtAAAA ACCTCACTGGGCTGAAAGCACCTTACACAACCACACCAACCCTGGTTGAAAGAGCTTTTGCTGCTGcatccacaaacaaacagcccacaGTGCAGGCCGATGGTAAAA GTGAAGACCTCACTGAGAAGAAAGCACCCGTGACCAGCTCACCGACCCTGAATACAGTGAAAACGGACCAAGTAGATGGATTCACAGGTGGACCTGATGTACAACCACATCGGGATGAAGACATAACAAATGAAGCTGCAGGGG ATCACGAAGGAAGTCCAGAGCATGATTCCCCTGAACCGGAAATGTTGGACACgaaagacacagaggaagagacgcATAACTGGGGAATACCTGTTGAAACCATTAAGTCTGTTTCTGTGGAGAGTGTTGAACACACAGCTACAGATGACACTGGGATTCTTCGAG GGAATTTCTGGGTTCTGACAGCAGTGGCAGTTGTTGTAGTAGCTGCTTGTCTTGCCATTTACCTGACGCCCTCCAGCCCTTCTGAGACTCCACTTGAGGAAAACAGTGTAGCCGTCTTCCTCAGGCAAATGGAAAAAGTGAAGGCTCAGTTCCTTAATCAGCGTGCGGAGGTCTGGAAAAGGAGCAGGATCCACCTGCAGAGGCACCTCCAGACAGCCCACCCAACAGCACCAGTGAGTCTCATCCTGACTGCTGGCCTCAGAGCAGAGAAGACACTACACTGCCTGGCCCAAGGCCTGGCCTCCTCCTTATCTTTTGCACTCAAGGCCTCCGTCCTGCAGATAAATGGAACCAGCACAGCCAGCCAGGACAGCGACCAGGTCAAACTGGACATAGATCGCAAGCTGCAAAGCGCTTTCGAAGGGGACAAACCTGTGGCCATCATTCACCGCTTTGAGGAGCTGCCTCCAGGCTCCACTCTCATTTTCTATCGCTACTGTGACCACGAGAACGCTGCCTACAAGGAGACTTTTCTGATATTCAcagtgctgctggaggaggaagaggagattcCTGCCAAAATGCATTTGAATGCTGTGGAGGAGATGGTGGACGACCACCTCAAGAAGAAGTTCCTCTCTCATGACCACCCTGTGTCTTTTGACAGGATGGACATTGACAAGTATGGTGGACTGTGGAGCCGCATTTCTCACCTTATCCTCCCGGTAGCAGCAGAGGACAGGATAGAACATGAAGGCTGCCAGGGCTAG
- the LOC109625606 gene encoding torsin-1A-interacting protein 2-like: MEPKVSESKASQVLRRSTRQSSAKALSFEPTPRGPLKRTKRSSGKPAPLAAVNGSGDHEDNSEDEESPSKKSRLEAEGAAGSGGGSGDDDDDDDDGTEMEFQESAGDMKNNQGQETVSLKQESSHGTHPPKLYPGDVNLIPRVVLHEYCRPQVVNEDAETKRVKPSTKAPAASVKSTRSLVNSHDVPTTKTSMAEYKSRMEAIAKRADIPTVNNVTPSVYPSSEKSFSVHQRLRHNPIQKESVKSKKKEGKKKADVIKISSRHSSRGCMWCFWCLVALVLLSSVAFLAYKKFPVLKMVTDLGGDTSSAAEPDVFADQLSLLEAQFPSQHPVLWKRSKIHLGKHLRTAQPTEPVSLIFTAGQSAERTLRCLAQGLASAFSSVINTSVLQIDGASKAGQDSDEVKLDIDSQLKEAFEGDKQVAIIHRFEELPPGSTLIFYRYCDHESAAYKRVFLLFTVLLPEDEVSSEHSLKDVDEMVQDYLRERLVVSNSQTSFNEMDNNKYGGLWSRISHLVLPVVSEKEIEKRGCS; this comes from the exons ATGGAACCCAAGGTTTCTGAAAGCAAGGCGTCTCAGGTCCTGAGGCGATCTACGCGGCAGTCATCCGCTAAAG CGCTGAGTTTTGAGCCGACCCCCAGGGGTCCGCTGAAGAGGACCAAGAGGAGCTCGGGGAAACCGGCTCCTCTCGCAGCAGTCAATGGGTCCGGAGATCACGAGGATAACTCTGAGGATGAAG AGTCCCCGAGCAAGAAGAGCCGGCTGGAGGCTGAAGGGGCAGCGGGATCAGGAGGTGgtagtggtgatgatgatgatgatgatgatgatgggacTGAGATGGAATTCCAGGAGTCAGCTGGAGATATGAAGAATAATCAGGGCCAGGAAACTGTCTCCCTGAAGCAGGAATCCTCTCATGGCACTCATCCACCTAAACTCTACCCAG GAGATGTGAATTTAATCCCTCGTGTAGTGCTACACGAATACTGCCGACCCCAAGTTGTAAATGAAGATGCAGAAACCAAAAGAG taAAACCATCAACCAAAGCACCAGCAGCCTCCGTGAAGTCAACCAGATCATTGGTCAACAGCCATGATGTGCCCACTACCAAGACCAGCATGGCCGAGTACAAGAGTAGAATGGAGGCCATTGCCAAAAGAGCTG ATATTCCCACGGTTAACAACGTTACCCCAAGTGTTTATCCGTCATCAGAGAAATCCTTCTCAGTGCATCAACGTTTGAGGCACAATCCAATTCAAAAAGAATCTGTTAAGTCCAAGAAAAAAG AAGGGAAAAAGAAAGCAGATGTCATCAAGATAAGCTCCAGACATTCTTCTCGGG GTTGCATGTGGTGTTTCTGGTGTTTGGTTGCCCTTGTGCTGCTCAGTTCTGTCGCCTTCCTGGCAtacaagaaattccctgtcctCAAAATGGTCACAGATCTAGGAGGGGATACATCCAGCGCTGCTGAGCCAGATGTGTTTGCTGATCAGTTGTCTCTTCTTGAGGCTCAATTCCCCAGTCAGCATCCAGTGTTGTGGAAAAGGAGCAAGATACATCTGGGGAAGCACCTCAGAACAGCACAGCCCACAGAGCCGGTGAGTCTAATTTTCACCGCTGGCCAAAGCGCTGAGAGGACGCTGCGCTGCCTCGCTCAGGGCCTGGCTTCGGCCTTCTCGTCTGTCATCAATACCTCCGTCCTCCAAATCGATGGAGCCAGCAAAGCCGGTCAGGACAGCGATGAAGTGAAGCTGGACATCGACAGCCAACTGAAAGAAGCCTTTGAAGGTGATAAACAAGTGGCAATCATTCATCGCTTTGAAGAGCTGCCTCCAGGCTCTACCCTCATTTTTTATCGCTACTGTGACCACGAGAGTGCTGCGTACAAGCgggtgtttttgttgtttactgTGCTGCTACCTGAGGATGAGGTTAGCAGTGAGCATAGTCTGAAGGACGTGGACGAGATGGTGCAAGACTATCTAAGGGAGAGGCTGGTGGTCTCCAACAGCCAAACTTCCTTCAATGAGATGGACAATAACAAGTACGGTGGACTGTGGAGCCGTATCTCGCATCTTGTTTTGCCTGTAGTGTCTGAGAAGGAAATAGAGAAGAGAGGATGCTCATAA
- the LOC109625609 gene encoding ferric-chelate reductase 1-like yields the protein MLEARERGMVDEGRPVGKFISLESYETQLMTCNGSADSSVIQANNQRKTLIKVNWTAQGADLDVTFRATFLQSFSTFWDQVDVNVTFASTESSTPKPSPATSTTESHTGTITTKLTTTTYNNASTKHSLTREEGCIMLMCTNCFVEILKMMVSLLDSYTCLAIDKWFNISSTVFCAVLELTALVLIFIGDHYDITLAALMCVVTVINLIELIIASLPLICDVQQGKCKFAVTVGSLLQVILTFAILYVGVLKLDRCGQTRMESWPLIVLITYTVWIFLFIVWAIIFRKTILRKLDKMEQEAEGDFCAAIVSVIVIPVIIVAGTISFTVALMVGIATC from the exons ATGTTAGAGGCCcgggagagagggatggtggACGAAGGCCGCCCTGTTGGCAAATTTATAAGTCTTGAATCTTATGAGACTCAACTCATGACATGCAACGGTTCTGCA GACTCGTCTGTCATTCAAGCAAACAATCAAAGAAAGACTTTGATAAAGGTTAACTGGACAGCACAGGGAGCTGACCTTGACGTCACTTTCAG AGCCACTTTTCTTCAGTCTTTTAGTACATTCTGGGACCAAGTGGATGTGAATGTCACTTTTGCAAGTACTGAGTCGAGTACTCCAAAGCCAAGTCCCGCCACAAGTACCACAGAGTCACATACTGGAACAATTACTACAAAGCTGACTACTACAACATATAATAATGCAAGCACTAAACACTCACTGACTCGTGAG gAAGGATGTATTATGTTGATGTGCACCAACTGTTTTGTTGAGATATTGAAAATG ATGGTCTCCCTCCTCGACAGCTACACTTGTCTTGCTATAGATAAG TGGTTTAACATATCAAGCACTGTGTTTTGTGCAGTACTTGAATTAACAGCCTTGGTCTTGATTTTTATTGGGGATCACTATGAT ATCACTCTTGCAGCTCTTATGTGTGTGGTGACAGTGATAAACTTAATAGAGCTCATAATCGCCTCCCTGCCATTAATATGTGATGTACA ACAAGGGAAGTGTAAATTCGCTGTGACAGTGGGTTCTCTACTCCAGGTGATTTTAACAT TTGCCATCCTGTATGTTGGTGTTTTGAAGCTTGACCGCTGTGGGCAGACCAGGATGGAGTCTTGGCCTCTGATAGTGTTGATCACTTACACAGTGTGGATTTTCCTGTTCATAGTCTGGGCGATCATATTCAGAAAAACAATACTGAGGAAACTTGACAAGA TGGAACAAGAGGCAGAG GGGGATTTCTGTGCAGCTATAGTGAGCGTTATTGTTATTCCAGTGATCATCGTCGCTGGAACCATTTCCTTCACTGTAGCTCTCATGGTTGGAATAGCTACGTGTTAG
- the xcr1a.1 gene encoding chemokine (C motif) receptor 1a, duplicate 1 has translation MLEYNYTDYEDEVCEKGDVVRFGSIVIPVYFSVVITLSLTGNILVLVILALYENLKSLTNIFILNLAISDLVFTTGLPFWAIYHIWGWLFSEILCKIVTFVFFTGFYSSILFLTIMTIYRYLAVVHPLSDLKMQKLSTGISLSLLMWIISIGAALPSLLYSSVISIPHKDTHSLGCECESTLWKIITISQQNIFFLVAFVVMGFCYIRILVKITQTRSHTRNRAVKLVFCIVAVFFIGWVPYNVVIFLRTLADNLVEPFEDCEVSIQLDYAFHVCRLIAFSHCCLNPVFYAFVGVKFRSHLKSMLQQKFSRQSPVEEPQDSGYEVSCEIMNKKTPVGKPAKQHTSSDQR, from the exons ATGCTTGAGTACAATTACACTGACTATGAGGATGAAGTCTGTGAAAAGGGCGATGTGGTCAGATTTGGATCCATCGTCATCCCTGTTTACTTCTCTGTGGTGATCACCCTGAGCCTCACAGGAAATATTCTTGTCCTTGTGATCCTGGCTCTGTACGAGAACCTCAAGTCCCTCACCAATATCTTCATCCTCAACCTGGCCATCTCTGACCTCGTCTTCACCACTGGCCTCCCCTTCTGGGCAATCTACCACATCTGGGGCTGGTTATTTTCAGAGATTCTCTGCAAAATCGTGACTTTTGTCTTCTTCACTGGGTTCTACAGCAGCATCCTGTTCCTGACCATCATGACCATCTACAGGTACCTGGCGGTGGTCCACCCTCTCTCTGACCTGAAGATGCAAAAACTCAGCACCGGTATTTCCCTGTCTCTCCTAATGTGGATTATAAGTATTGGAGCAGCCCTGCCCTCCCTGCTCTACAGCTCCGTCATCTCCATCCCCCACAAGGATACACACTCCCTGGGCTGTGAATGCGAATCCACCCTGTGGAAAATCATTACTATCTCCCagcagaatatttttttcttggtTGCTTTTGTGGTGATGGGTTTCTGCTACATCCGAATACTCGTAAAAATCACACAAACGAGATCCCACACAAGGAACAGAGCAGTGAAGCTGGTCTTCTGCATCGTGGCTGTATTCTTCATCGGCTGGGTGCCGTACAACGTGGTGATATTTCTCAGGACTCTGGCTGACAACTTGGTCGAACCGTTTGAAGACTGTGAAGTCAGCATCCAGCTTGATTATGCGTTCCATGTGTGTCGGCTCATTGCTTTCTCCCACTGCTGCCTCAACCCTGTCTTTTATGCGTTCGTTGGTGTGAAGTTCAGGAGCCATCTGAAGTCAATGCTGCAGCAAAAGTTCAGTCGGCAAAGTCCAGTCGAGGAGCCGCAG GACTCGGGATACGAAGTCTCATGTGAAATAATGAATAAGAAAACTCCTGTTGGGAAACCAGCAAAACAACACACCAGCTCTGATCagagataa